One genomic segment of Hordeum vulgare subsp. vulgare chromosome 2H, MorexV3_pseudomolecules_assembly, whole genome shotgun sequence includes these proteins:
- the LOC123426749 gene encoding U4/U6.U5 tri-snRNP-associated protein 2-like encodes MGADEGEHQSPARKREREEEPADDGGGAEAAEKRPRAGDESEGASLLGLANYADEEEEERGAPRGHANGRPREQEEEEDEEEEEDERRAPERRPRQVELRRDCPYLDTVNRQVLDFDFEKFCSISLSNLNVYACLVCGKYYQGRGLKSHAYTHSLEAGHHVFINLQTEKVYCLPDGYEINDPSLEDIRHVLNPRFAREQVKILDKNKQWSRALDGSNYLPGMVGLNNIKETDFVNVTIQSLMRITPLRNFFLIPENYQHSKSPLVHRFGELTRKIWHARNFKGQVSPHEFLQAVMKASEKKFQIGVQSDPVEFMSWLLNTLHAKLRSSKKKNRSIIYDCFQGELEVVKEIHRKHLVDDEQNGEASSQVETTSDGMVTQTSRVPFLMLGLDLPPPPLFKDAMEKNIIPQVPLFNILKKFDGETVTEVVRPSIARMRYRVIRLPKYMILHMRRFTKNNFFVEKNPTLVNFPVKNLELKDYIPLPKPKENEKLRSKYDLIANIVHDGKPGEGCYRVFVQRKSEEAWYEMQDLHVTETLPQMVALSEAYMQIYEQHE; translated from the exons ATGGGCGCGGACGAGGGGGAGCACCAGTCGCCCGCGCGGAAGCGCGagcgcgaggaggagccggccgacgATGGCGGGGGCGCCGAGGCCGCCGAGAAGCGCCCGCGCGCGGGGGACGAGTCGGAGGGCGCCTCGCTGCTGGGGCTCGCCAACTAcgcggacgaggaggaggaggagcgcggggCCCCGAGGGGGCACGCGAACGGCCGGCCCcgcgagcaggaggaggaggaggatgaggaggaggaggaggacgagaggaGGGCTCCGGAGAGGCGGCCCAGGCAGGTCGAGCTGCGCCGGGACTGCCCCTACCTCGACACCGTCAACCGACAG GTCCTTGATTTTGACTTTGAGAAGTTCTGCTCAATTTCCTTATCGAATTTGAATGTGTATGCATGCCTAGTTTGTGGAAAGTATTACCAAGGAAGAGGCTTGAAATCACATGCGTACACCCATAGTCTTGAGGCAGGCCACCATGTATTCATTAACCTTCAGACAGAGAAAGTTTACTGTCTTCCTGATGGATATGAGATAAATGACCCATCGCTAGAAGATATTCGACATGTTCTCAATCCAAG GTTTGCACGAGAGCAGGTTAAAATTCTTGACAAGAACAAGCAATGGTCAAGAGCTCTGGATGGCTCCAATTACTTACCTGGAATG GTTGGTCTTAACAACATTAAGGAGACTGACTTTGTGAACGTCACAATACAATCGCTGATGAGGATTACTCCTTTGAGAAATTTCTTTCTCATACCTGAAAATTATCAGCATAGCAAATCCCCACTGGTTCATCGGTTTGGAGAACTAACTCGCAAGATTTGGCATGCTAGGAACTTCAAGGGCCAAGTTAGTCCACATGAGTTCCTTCAAGCAGTTATGAAGGCTAGTGAGAAGAAGTTTCAGATTGGTGTACAATCTGATCCAGTGGAATTTATGTCATGGCTCTTGAACACGCTGCACGCGAAACTAAGAAGTtcaaagaagaaaaatagaagcaTCATATATGATTGCTTTCAG GGAGAACTTGAAGTTGTCAAGGAAATTCACAGGAAGCATTTAGTGGATGATGAGCAGAATGGTGAGGCAAGTTCACAGGTTGAAACAACAAGTGACGGTATGGTCACTCAAACGTCTCGGGTCCCATTCTTGATGCTCGGTCTtgacctgccaccgccacctcttttcaaagatgccatGGAGAAAAATATTATTCCACAG GTACCATTGTTTAATATACTGAAGAAATTCGATGGTGAGACAGTTACGGAGGTGGTGCGGCCATCCATTGCTCGGATGAGGTACCGAGTCATCCGACTTCCAAAGTATATGATCCTTCACATGCGCCGATTCACCAAAAATAACTTCTTTGTAGAGAAAAACCCTACCCTAG TGAATTTCCCTGTGAAGAACTTGGAATTGAAAGACTACATCCCATTGCCCAAGCCAAAAGAGAATGAGAAGCTGCGCTCGAAGTACGACCTCATAGCCAACATTGTACACGATGGCAAGCCGGGTGAAGGATGCTACAGAGTGTTCGTGCAGCGGAAATCAGAGGAGGCGTG GTACGAAATGCAGGATCTCCATGTCACAGAGACCCTTCCGCAGATGGTGGCTCTCTCAGAGGCGTACATGCAGATATACGAGCAGCACGAGTGA